The Chionomys nivalis chromosome 23 unlocalized genomic scaffold, mChiNiv1.1 SUPER_23_unloc_1, whole genome shotgun sequence genome contains the following window.
cctgctccaggCTTCGCTGCAGGACCTGCTGCTGGTTGGCGATGACGCGCCGGATGCCGTTGACAAAGTTGCTCTGGTCGTGTGGGATGAGGCCGATGAAGATCTTCTTCTCCGAGGAGTACAGGAGCATGAGCACGCGCACCTCGCAGGAGGCCTTATAAGAGAAGTGCACACAGCCCGCCTAACAGCAGGCCCAAGTCAGGACACTCCCTCAGCCACAAACTGGGATCCCTAAAAGCAGGTCCTAGGGGTCTAAAGCTGCCAGGCATGTGGCCCACCCTGAGCGAGTTCTGTTCCGTTACACTGAGACCCTGGCTATGTTAACAGTGCCAATAAccaagctccccccccccccccagatgtcCTGAGTACCTCCTGAGTTCCAGCTCAAGGATCCCCTGCTCACAAAGGGAAAACAAAGCCCCAGAGCGGAGAATCTGGCCTGGGAGCTACAGGCCTCCCAAGTTCTCTGGGAGTTTTAGCCGAGCTGAACAGCAtgcagtggtggggagggggctgtCACAAGGCAGGCGCCTGCTGGCACAGTGTCTATGTAATACAAGCTGGTGCCTCAGTTCTCCAGTagagggctgggggagggaggggacaaaCATGCAAATCTAGGAGGCCCTGGTGCAGCTGCAGGCCCCAGGCCCTCTACTCACGAAGCCATTGTCCATGACCCGGCACAGACTCTTCAGAGTGTCCATGTCCTTGGTGAAGTGGAACTGTACCAGGCGCGAGTTCCGGAACAGCGGCACCAGGGTGGTCAGCAGCTGCTGTGGGATGAGCTGCATGAAGAGCTTCCGTGGCCACTGGTCCGTCCTCCTGCCACGCCAGACGGCAGCTGTCAGACACAAGGCCTCCCCAGGGCCTGCATCGCCCACTcgcctccccacccctccccaccccactcacAGGATCTCCCCTTGGTTCACGTAGACATGGGATGGCAGCCACCTCTTGGACCGGCTATTGGGCTCAGGCCTGGGCTTTGGGGCAAAGCAAGAAGGCACttcaggggagggaagggggcgGGCCAACAGCCCACACGGCCCCACAGCTCACCTCCTGCCACTCCATGACACCACTCCATGCCAGGAATTTGTTGTTGACAATCTGAACAGGTCCAGAGTGCACGCCTCCAGGGCCCACGGCCTGGGGGACAGGACACCAGCTGCTGCCAGCAGTTTCAACTCCTAACTTCCCACAATCCAAGCAGGCCAAGGCCTGGTCCTGCCCTCACTGCCAAGATAAGTCTCTGCCCCGGGTGgtgtggaggctcacaaccacctttagcAGCTACCAGGTGACACAGGTCACCCTCCAGAGATTTTGGGCCTCTTGCCAACCCACTCCTGCTCCACAGAAAATTCCACACCCAGAACCCACCCCCGGGTCATCCCCTGTACCCTTCAAAACCTATAAACTCCCTTCCCCGCCAAGCCCTGTCTGGACGTGCCACTgtctcctcccagctccctggttctcctccttcctgccttcatcACCCTCCATCTAGTGTAGACGCTGTACCAACTGGGACCAGAGCCAGGCTGCACCCAGCTGGCACACCTGTTTGCGGGTGGTGATGACCTGCCGTATGGCGTTGACAAAGCCACTCTGGTCGTAGGGGATGAGGCCCATGAAGATCTTCTTCTTGGAGGAGTACAGGAGCATGAGCACGCGCACCTCGCAAGGAGAAATGTGGGGGAAGAGCATGCAGCCTGCCTGTGGGGACAGGGCTGCAGATCAGGGCCTGGCCCTCCAACTCAAAGTCTGACCTGCTCGGATAGGCCAGGGCACCAAAACACGGCTCAATCAAGGTTTTCCCAAGAGCAAGTGAGTCACTGATGAGGGGCAGGACAGGGGCAGGTAGGTGCCAAAGACCTATATGGCTGTGTCCCTCCCTTCTCTACCAACCCCAGCCTTGCTGCTGGGTTAATAGCAGGTGGCAGGGACTGGGGAGAAGGTGCAGCGGCGACACCTGGCTGTTCTTGTTTGGACCAAAGTTTGGTCCCCAGTTCAGTCTTCCATATAGTCCCatgggatctgacgccctcttctggtctctgcagcaccaggcatacacatgacacacacaccataaaagaCCCAAAACCAATCCCTAAATTTTTAAACAGGCGGCAGGCCAGGCTGCTGTGTCTGTCACTCAAGGAAAGCCACCTCCCATGTTAGGATCCCAGTGTCCCCACCTGTAAGACACAGCAACCGCATATGTAGTGGCTGCTACGTAGCTGGAACTACACAACCACAGCTGAGATGCCAGTCCTCCCTCTTCAATGGGAGGACAGCTACTTGTAGGCCACCCCATCCTGTGCCATCCTGTGCCAGGATGGACAAGAACCTCTACCTCACTGGCCAGCCTTCTACACGAATTCTCCAGACCCTGGGCCCAGCTCCAGAATACTATCCcagagctgctgctggcacaAGGTTGCAGCCTCACATGTCCCAAGTCTGTGGGGCCCAGAAAGGGATATGATCCGTGGAAGTGGTCAAGTGGGAGAGGCAAACCAGACTAAGGCAGAGCTGGGGACGAGTCTGGAGTCTAGTCCTCAGCATGCATGGGCTGGTGGCTTCCTTCCATCCTGTCCCGCCACCTGCTCCAGCCCAGGCACCTCAGACTGGGTCCACAACAGTAGGGGCTGGtcaccaaccacc
Protein-coding sequences here:
- the Ptov1 gene encoding prostate tumor-overexpressed gene 1 protein, with the translated sequence MVRPRRAPHRSGAGGPLGGRGRPPRPLVVRAVRSRSWPAGPRGPQPPRIRARSAPPMEGARVFGALGPIGPSSPGLSLGGLAVNEHRLSNKLLAWSGVLEWQEKRRPFSDSTAKLKRTLPCQAYVNRGENLETDQWPQKLIMQLIPQQLLTTLGPLFRNSQLAQFHFTNRDCDSLKGLCRIMGNGFAGCMLFPHISPCEVRVLMLLYSSKKKIFMGLIPYDQSGFVNAIRQVITTRKQAVGPGGVHSGPVQIVNNKFLAWSGVMEWQEPRPEPNSRSKRWLPSHVYVNQGEILRTDQWPRKLFMQLIPQQLLTTLVPLFRNSRLVQFHFTKDMDTLKSLCRVMDNGFAGCVHFSYKASCEVRVLMLLYSSEKKIFIGLIPHDQSNFVNGIRRVIANQQQVLQRSLEQEQQQRGMGG